The Halorussus gelatinilyticus genome contains the following window.
CTCACATCGTTGCCTCCGGGGTTCGAACGGAAGACGGTACAGTGTACGAGGGCGTGAGTCCACCGGCGAGCATCGGACGGGCCTCGGCACGTGGAGAACCCGTCGCAGTCGGTGCTGCCGAAAAACGAGTCGTCACGGCCACCGACCGTCTACCGACTCGTCCGGCAACGTCGGCGATTGGAGACGGTGTCACAGCAGCCGAAGCTCCTTATATCGCCGAGAGCAAGCAGGAAGTATGACCGAGTACGAACTCGACGATATCGACCGAGAAATCCTCTACGCACTACAGGAGGAGGCTCGAAACCTCTCGTCCTCCGAGATTGCCGACCGTACCGAAGCGTCGTCGAGTACAGTCCGAAAGCGCATCCAGCGCCTGGAGTCTGAGGGTGTCATCAAGGGCTACAGCGCCGACGTGGACTATCAGAAATCGGGATACCCACTTCGGATGCTCCTGTTCTGTACGGCACCGATTCCGGAACGGGGTGAGCTCATCGACGACATTCTCGAGATTCCGGGAGTCGTTTCCGTCCAAGAGCTGGTCACCGGCGAGAAGAACTTGCTCGTGACTGCTGTCGGTGAAACCGACGACGATATCACGCCGGTCGCGCAGGAACTCCTCGAGATGGGTCTGAC
Protein-coding sequences here:
- a CDS encoding Lrp/AsnC family transcriptional regulator; the protein is MTEYELDDIDREILYALQEEARNLSSSEIADRTEASSSTVRKRIQRLESEGVIKGYSADVDYQKSGYPLRMLLFCTAPIPERGELIDDILEIPGVVSVQELVTGEKNLLVTAVGETDDDITPVAQELLEMGLTVADEVLVRSHETTPFDDLTSPPNQRDE